The Wolbachia endosymbiont of Ctenocephalides felis wCfeT genome includes a region encoding these proteins:
- a CDS encoding ankyrin repeat domain-containing protein, with protein MNIGRSLSLIHNKIDRCRKFKPYLYLFTTSWLGAFLLRLAAKHGYKDMLQFFIENFADVNARGVNRNTALHCAARNGHKDVVKLLLISGANINAMSNKGSTPLHYSVKRGLERIAEILLENKANPNLEDVDGCTPLYLAIKAKSDEMVKMLLRRGGSVHVIDNNCNTPLHAAVDCDYETAVSVLLKNGAYVNATDKYDCTPLHIAVMRKNIAITTILLKHGANVHLETSGHTALEMAKANNSKKIVELLMEYGAELKRGKLW; from the coding sequence GTGAATATCGGCAGGTCTTTGAGCCTAATACATAATAAAATTGATAGGTGTAGAAAATTTAAGCCTTACCTCTATCTATTCACCACTAGTTGGTTAGGAGCTTTTCTCCTTCGTCTTGCTGCTAAACATGGTTATAAAGACATGTTGCAATTCTTTATTGAAAATTTTGCAGATGTAAACGCGCGTGGTGTTAATCGTAATACTGCTTTACATTGTGCTGCTAGAAATGGCCATAAGGATGTTGTCAAACTTCTGCTGATTAGTGGTGCAAACATTAATGCTATGAGTAATAAAGGCTCTACACCATTGCATTACTCTGTAAAACGAGGTTTAGAAAGAATAGCTGAAATTCTTCTTGAAAATAAGGCAAATCCTAACCTTGAAGATGTAGATGGGTGTACTCCTTTGTATCTAGCTATAAAGGCTAAGAGCGATGAAATGGTAAAAATGCTTCTTAGACGTGGTGGTAGTGTTCATGTTATCGATAATAATTGTAATACACCTCTACATGCAGCAGTCGATTGTGATTATGAAACAGCGGTAAGTGTACTTTTAAAAAATGGTGCATATGTAAACGCAACTGATAAGTATGACTGTACACCTCTGCATATAGCTGTAATGAGAAAAAATATCGCAATTACCACAATTTTGTTGAAACATGGGGCAAACGTTCATCTAGAAACTTCAGGACATACAGCATTAGAGATGGCTAAGGCTAATAATAGCAAAAAGATTGTTGAATTACTTATGGAATATGGAGCTGAATTAAAGCGGGGGAAGTTATGGTAA
- a CDS encoding Rpn family recombination-promoting nuclease/putative transposase, with protein sequence MGRYLSPLNPYSFKLIFGTEKNQKILIHFLNDILGFTEENTIQEVEFLGTIMNPEIASDRQSIVDILCKDSIGRRFVVEMQVARDKGFEKRAQLYAAKAYSRQSCKYFDLQKVYFIAISNCNLFPQDVYYISTHNIRDIKTNGHYLKDFQFVFVELPKFPKSKVDQLETTIERWCFFFRYAAETTDEDLKKIAEQEPIIKLAYDELDKSRWKEKDLVAYEERDMNVEKEEAILEQRLDDATEKGKKEGREEGREEGIQIGEERGIQIGEERGKVEVAKTMLADNVDVNTIAKFTGLSPDEIEKLQEKITL encoded by the coding sequence ATGGGCAGGTATCTTAGTCCATTGAATCCTTACTCGTTCAAGCTAATCTTTGGTACTGAGAAAAACCAAAAAATTCTCATTCACTTCCTAAATGACATTCTAGGGTTTACTGAAGAAAATACAATACAAGAAGTAGAGTTCCTCGGTACTATAATGAACCCTGAAATTGCTTCTGACAGGCAAAGCATAGTTGATATTCTATGTAAGGATTCAATTGGTAGAAGATTCGTAGTTGAGATGCAAGTTGCTAGAGATAAAGGCTTTGAAAAACGTGCACAACTTTATGCTGCTAAAGCTTACTCTAGGCAATCATGCAAATACTTTGATTTACAAAAAGTATACTTCATTGCCATTTCTAATTGTAATTTATTTCCTCAAGATGTCTATTATATTTCGACTCATAATATACGTGATATAAAAACCAATGGACACTACTTAAAAGACTTTCAGTTTGTTTTTGTTGAACTGCCTAAGTTTCCTAAAAGCAAGGTAGACCAGCTAGAGACTACAATAGAACGTTGGTGTTTCTTCTTTCGGTATGCAGCGGAAACTACAGACGAAGATCTAAAAAAAATAGCAGAACAGGAACCAATAATAAAGCTAGCGTATGATGAATTGGATAAATCCAGATGGAAAGAAAAGGATCTAGTAGCATATGAAGAGAGGGATATGAATGTCGAAAAAGAAGAGGCTATTCTTGAACAACGGCTTGATGATGCTACTGAAAAAGGTAAAAAAGAAGGTAGAGAAGAAGGTAGAGAAGAAGGCATCCAAATCGGCGAAGAACGAGGCATCCAAATCGGCGAAGAACGAGGTAAAGTTGAAGTAGCAAAGACAATGCTTGCTGATAATGTGGATGTTAACACTATTGCTAAGTTTACCGGCCTTTCCCCTGATGAAATAGAAAAATTACAAGAGAAGATTACTCTTTAG
- a CDS encoding IS110 family transposase — protein sequence MKKAKKSKLEVMNPNAAGIDIGSAVHYVCVPEGRDEQRIQKFSCFTEDLHNIAKWLKKCKVTTIAMESTGVYWIPLFQVLETYGLEVKLANARHVKNVPGRKSDVQDCQWLQQLHSYGLIQGSFRPDDQMCVLRGYVRQRKNLIENASTHINRMQKALIQMNIQLHKVISDITGVTGMQIIKAIVEGERNPEKLAEFRSVNMKNDKATIAKALTGDYREEHLFVLKQEYETYNFFQEKIIECDKSIENYYKTLETKSDESKELGREKNKSRRGRPNFTLREELYRVTGTDFTKIPGFDVLTVQTIISEVGIDHSKWRSEKHFTSWLGLSPGNKITGEKVLGTKTRKVINRATNAFRMAAYSVGGSKSALGAYCRKLKKRLGPIKAITATARKLACIFYQMLKYGQEYVEKGMEYYETCYKERVVKNLVKKARELGYILIQQEELIEGVS from the coding sequence ATGAAAAAAGCAAAAAAAAGTAAATTAGAAGTAATGAACCCTAACGCAGCAGGAATAGACATTGGTTCAGCTGTACATTATGTATGTGTGCCAGAGGGAAGAGATGAGCAACGTATACAAAAATTTAGCTGCTTTACAGAAGACCTTCATAATATAGCAAAGTGGTTAAAGAAGTGCAAAGTTACTACAATAGCTATGGAATCAACAGGAGTGTACTGGATTCCTTTGTTCCAAGTACTTGAAACATATGGACTTGAGGTAAAGCTGGCAAATGCAAGACATGTAAAAAATGTGCCAGGAAGAAAGTCAGATGTCCAGGATTGCCAATGGCTTCAACAGCTACATAGTTATGGATTGATTCAAGGATCATTTAGGCCAGATGATCAAATGTGTGTATTACGTGGTTATGTTCGGCAACGTAAAAACCTAATTGAAAATGCATCTACACATATCAATCGTATGCAAAAGGCATTAATACAAATGAATATCCAATTACATAAAGTTATAAGCGATATTACTGGTGTTACAGGAATGCAAATTATTAAAGCAATAGTAGAAGGTGAAAGGAATCCTGAAAAATTAGCTGAATTTAGAAGTGTGAATATGAAGAATGATAAGGCTACTATAGCAAAAGCATTAACAGGCGATTATAGAGAAGAACATTTGTTTGTATTAAAGCAAGAATATGAAACATATAATTTTTTTCAAGAGAAAATAATTGAATGTGATAAAAGTATAGAAAATTATTATAAAACATTGGAAACGAAGTCTGATGAAAGTAAAGAGTTAGGTAGGGAAAAAAATAAGTCTAGAAGAGGCAGACCAAACTTCACTTTGCGTGAAGAATTGTATCGGGTAACTGGTACAGATTTTACCAAAATTCCTGGATTTGATGTGTTAACTGTGCAAACTATTATTTCAGAGGTTGGTATTGATCATAGTAAATGGCGATCAGAAAAGCATTTTACCTCATGGTTGGGACTCAGCCCTGGTAATAAGATTACAGGGGAAAAAGTATTAGGAACAAAAACTCGTAAAGTTATTAACCGCGCTACAAATGCTTTTAGAATGGCTGCTTATTCTGTGGGAGGTAGTAAGAGTGCATTAGGTGCGTATTGTAGGAAATTAAAAAAACGACTAGGACCAATAAAAGCAATTACTGCGACGGCAAGAAAATTAGCATGTATCTTTTATCAAATGTTGAAATACGGGCAGGAGTATGTGGAAAAAGGGATGGAATATTATGAAACATGTTATAAAGAGAGAGTTGTAAAAAACTTGGTCAAGAAGGCACGGGAACTTGGTTATATCTTGATTCAACAAGAAGAACTAATTGAGGGAGTTTCTTAG
- a CDS encoding RadC family protein, with product MNNSENANNRKKELETRVLSSKGRSSLLDLELVELILYSSFNKGESREIAEKLLELFKSVGKVISADFHELKSVTGMNNSAVASIMCVRETIERMLRKDLEELPIVENQKKLIEYLKITIAQSNRESIRVIYFDKKSRIIDEYIQEGTLDKVSLHPREIMKRGLLVEASAMVIAHNHPGGEAKPSQHDKSLTKILGLACSSMEIELIDHIIVTEKNYFSFAENQLL from the coding sequence ATGAATAATAGTGAAAACGCAAACAATAGAAAAAAAGAACTAGAAACAAGAGTACTATCAAGCAAAGGCCGGTCATCATTACTTGATCTTGAATTGGTTGAGCTTATTTTATACTCTTCATTCAATAAAGGGGAAAGCAGGGAAATTGCAGAAAAATTATTAGAGCTGTTCAAAAGCGTTGGTAAGGTGATTAGCGCTGACTTTCATGAACTGAAAAGTGTAACTGGCATGAATAATTCGGCAGTTGCAAGTATTATGTGTGTGAGAGAAACAATTGAGAGAATGCTCAGAAAAGACCTGGAAGAACTGCCAATAGTTGAGAATCAGAAAAAATTGATAGAATACTTAAAAATAACAATAGCTCAATCAAATAGAGAAAGTATTCGTGTTATTTATTTTGATAAGAAATCTCGTATCATTGATGAGTATATTCAAGAGGGAACATTAGATAAAGTATCACTTCACCCAAGAGAAATAATGAAAAGAGGCTTATTAGTAGAAGCAAGCGCAATGGTTATAGCTCACAATCACCCTGGAGGAGAGGCAAAACCTTCACAGCATGATAAAAGTTTGACTAAAATATTAGGACTTGCATGTAGCAGCATGGAAATAGAACTAATAGACCATATAATTGTGACAGAAAAAAATTACTTTAGCTTTGCTGAAAATCAGTTATTGTAG
- the ltrA gene encoding group II intron reverse transcriptase/maturase — protein sequence MVTGKIVSAPFGTAEHWNQINWSRCKKNTKRLQSRIVQATKDGRWNKVKALQRLLTRSFSAKALAVKRVTSNKGKYTSGVDRQLWQTPSAKSQGIKNLRQHGYSPQPLKRINIPKPTGGKRPLSIPTIKDRAMQALYLMGLDPVAETIGDIHSYGFRKHRSAADAVSQVFLTLARHDAPQWILEADIKKCFDEIDHHWLESTIPIEKGILKKWLKSGFIEKQMFHSTIAGTPQGGIISPVLANLTLDGLEDVFIKHFGKKGTKKRKASGVHLIRYADDFIVTGKSKEILETKVKRLVEVFLGYRGLTLSAGKTKITHIKHGFDFLGQTARKYRTKLIIKPSVKSISRLLKSVRCLVRKSGAQTQEKVIEVLSPHIRGWAYYHRGICARKAYEKVDHEIFKALWQWSKRRHPNKGKRWIKRKYFKVIETRKWCFAALTKDKDTNKWKELFQATSVSIRRHKKVRAVANPYDKEWYAYFKERQSKKLFSLQKWCNMINVSSKKGFDMSKSSKKIVAGSHQKDLRWLEPYEGKLSRTVPRGGFNGQVS from the coding sequence ATGGTTACAGGTAAAATTGTAAGTGCACCTTTCGGTACTGCCGAGCACTGGAACCAGATTAACTGGTCTCGGTGCAAGAAAAATACAAAAAGGCTACAATCTCGTATTGTTCAGGCAACAAAAGATGGTAGATGGAATAAAGTGAAAGCTTTACAACGTCTCCTCACACGTAGTTTTAGTGCTAAAGCATTAGCAGTTAAACGCGTGACTTCGAATAAAGGAAAATACACATCTGGTGTCGATCGTCAGTTGTGGCAAACACCTTCAGCTAAATCTCAGGGAATTAAAAACCTAAGGCAACATGGATATAGTCCTCAACCTTTGAAACGGATTAATATCCCTAAGCCCACAGGCGGCAAACGACCCCTTAGTATCCCAACGATAAAAGACAGAGCTATGCAAGCCTTATACCTAATGGGACTTGACCCTGTTGCAGAAACAATAGGAGATATACACTCATATGGGTTTAGAAAACATCGCTCAGCGGCCGATGCGGTAAGCCAGGTTTTTCTAACTTTGGCTAGACATGACGCTCCACAATGGATTTTAGAGGCAGATATTAAGAAATGTTTCGATGAAATAGACCATCACTGGCTAGAAAGTACAATTCCAATAGAAAAAGGTATTCTCAAGAAGTGGTTAAAATCTGGGTTTATAGAGAAACAAATGTTCCATTCCACAATAGCAGGAACTCCACAAGGTGGAATTATATCTCCTGTACTTGCTAATCTAACCCTAGACGGTCTTGAAGATGTTTTCATTAAACACTTTGGTAAGAAAGGGACAAAGAAACGCAAGGCAAGTGGTGTGCACCTGATCCGCTATGCCGATGATTTTATAGTAACTGGAAAATCGAAAGAAATTCTTGAAACTAAAGTCAAACGGCTAGTAGAGGTTTTCTTAGGTTATAGGGGGTTAACCTTATCAGCAGGAAAAACTAAGATCACACATATAAAACATGGGTTTGATTTTCTAGGTCAGACAGCGCGTAAGTACAGAACGAAATTAATCATCAAACCTTCAGTAAAAAGCATAAGCAGGCTACTGAAAAGCGTTCGGTGCTTGGTTCGTAAGAGTGGTGCACAAACCCAAGAAAAGGTAATTGAAGTCCTCTCACCTCATATTCGAGGTTGGGCCTATTATCATCGTGGGATATGTGCAAGAAAAGCTTACGAGAAAGTTGACCATGAGATTTTTAAAGCCTTATGGCAATGGTCAAAGCGCAGACATCCTAACAAAGGTAAACGCTGGATCAAAAGGAAGTACTTCAAAGTCATAGAAACCAGAAAATGGTGTTTTGCGGCTTTGACTAAGGATAAAGATACAAACAAATGGAAAGAACTTTTCCAGGCGACAAGTGTATCAATTCGACGCCATAAGAAAGTTAGAGCAGTAGCTAACCCCTATGATAAAGAGTGGTATGCTTACTTTAAAGAACGTCAATCAAAAAAACTTTTCTCTTTGCAGAAATGGTGTAATATGATTAACGTTAGCTCTAAGAAGGGATTTGATATGTCCAAAAGTTCGAAGAAAATTGTAGCCGGTTCTCATCAAAAGGACTTAAGGTGGCTCGAGCCGTATGAGGGAAAACTTTCACGTACGGTTCCTAGAGGAGGGTTCAATGGGCAGGTATCTTAG
- a CDS encoding helix-turn-helix domain-containing protein, with amino-acid sequence MVKKIRANDDNVKKELLSIVKSAIRENGLTQKEAAKVLETDQPKMSAIVNLRTKGLSLEKIFMFLSLLGYEVEIVVRKTNLN; translated from the coding sequence ATGGTAAAGAAAATAAGAGCAAATGACGATAATGTCAAAAAGGAGTTGTTGAGCATTGTTAAAAGTGCAATTAGGGAAAATGGTTTGACCCAGAAAGAGGCTGCGAAAGTGCTCGAGACCGATCAACCAAAAATGTCTGCAATTGTAAATTTGAGAACAAAAGGACTAAGCCTAGAAAAGATTTTCATGTTCTTATCTCTATTGGGTTATGAAGTGGAAATTGTAGTGAGAAAAACTAATTTGAATTAA
- the ligA gene encoding NAD-dependent DNA ligase LigA, with product MTNQELRQKIKHHNVLYYQENNPEITDAEYDELKKRATEIGVDTQVGCDPDRRFAKVRHAEPMLSLNNAYNQKDIEEFLARVKKSLNIGKLEIICELKIDGLSFSAVYEDGALIQAATRGNGSEGEDITSNIMTIEGFPKVLPGVKGRLEVRGEVYISNSDFIELNKNNDFANPRNAAAGSLRQLNPEVTASRPLKYFAYCLIGGTAVTQFEVLNRLEELGFCVNEHRFLAKNLDEMLQFYDKIYSKRCNLNYDIDGIVYKLNNLELHNRLGSTNTFPRWAIAHKFPAARGKTKLKRIIVQVGRTGLLTPVAELEAINVGGVLISRASLHNYDEIIRKDIREGDIVVVARAGDVIPHIVEVDRSSRLPNTPKFVFPKTCPECGSRVEKVDEEAAIRCSGVTCKAQLIERLKHFVSKEAFDITGFSDKHVESFHNLGLIEQISDIFTLEKQLSQFNLQEHHGWGKKSIANLLNSINSRRTISLDRFIHSLGIRFVGQHVAKLLANHYVSFENLMAKLSNNQVFHELLHIDGIGEKIAESISLFFSEQHNIEMLNELASHLKILPVDNNKRSAAISGKVVVFTGTLLTLSRAEAKKQAESLGAKVASDVSRSTDLLVVGDKPGSKYKKALTLGIKILNEKQWCEMIGLSV from the coding sequence ATGACAAATCAAGAATTAAGGCAAAAAATTAAGCACCATAACGTGTTGTACTATCAAGAAAATAATCCTGAAATTACAGATGCTGAATATGATGAACTTAAGAAAAGAGCAACTGAAATAGGGGTGGATACACAGGTTGGGTGTGATCCAGATAGAAGGTTTGCCAAGGTAAGGCACGCTGAGCCAATGTTATCGCTTAATAATGCATATAATCAGAAGGATATAGAAGAATTTCTAGCTAGGGTAAAAAAATCCCTAAACATTGGCAAGCTAGAAATCATATGTGAATTGAAGATTGATGGCCTCTCGTTTTCTGCTGTATATGAAGATGGTGCTCTCATTCAAGCAGCAACTAGGGGAAATGGGAGCGAAGGTGAGGATATCACTAGTAACATAATGACAATAGAAGGTTTTCCAAAAGTTTTGCCTGGTGTTAAAGGCAGACTGGAGGTGAGAGGGGAAGTATACATCAGCAACAGTGATTTTATTGAGTTAAACAAAAATAATGACTTCGCAAATCCTAGAAATGCTGCTGCAGGTTCATTAAGGCAACTAAATCCTGAAGTTACAGCAAGCAGGCCATTGAAGTACTTTGCGTATTGTTTAATTGGTGGAACAGCAGTAACCCAATTTGAGGTGTTAAATAGGTTAGAAGAGCTGGGTTTTTGTGTTAACGAACATCGATTTTTAGCGAAGAATTTAGATGAAATGCTGCAATTCTACGATAAGATCTATAGTAAGCGCTGTAACCTAAACTATGATATTGATGGCATAGTATATAAGCTTAACAACTTAGAATTGCATAATAGATTAGGAAGCACTAACACATTTCCTAGATGGGCAATAGCACACAAGTTTCCTGCAGCACGCGGTAAAACTAAACTCAAAAGAATAATCGTACAAGTCGGAAGAACGGGTCTGCTCACTCCAGTCGCTGAATTAGAGGCGATAAATGTAGGTGGTGTTCTTATCAGTAGAGCAAGCCTGCATAACTATGATGAGATAATACGTAAAGATATACGAGAGGGAGACATTGTTGTAGTTGCAAGAGCTGGTGATGTTATTCCTCATATAGTTGAAGTAGATAGAAGCTCTCGTCTCCCAAATACACCTAAATTTGTATTCCCTAAAACTTGCCCTGAATGTGGCAGTAGAGTAGAAAAAGTTGATGAAGAAGCAGCTATAAGGTGTTCAGGTGTTACTTGCAAAGCTCAGCTTATTGAAAGATTGAAGCACTTTGTCTCCAAGGAGGCCTTTGATATTACTGGATTTTCGGATAAGCATGTAGAATCTTTCCATAACCTTGGCCTTATTGAGCAAATTTCAGATATTTTTACGTTAGAAAAGCAACTGAGTCAATTCAACTTACAAGAACATCATGGTTGGGGTAAAAAATCCATAGCCAACTTGTTAAACTCTATTAACAGCAGAAGAACAATAAGTCTTGATAGATTCATACATTCTCTGGGTATTAGATTTGTTGGCCAACATGTGGCAAAGTTGCTTGCGAATCACTATGTTTCATTCGAAAACCTAATGGCCAAATTGTCAAATAATCAAGTCTTCCATGAGTTACTGCATATTGATGGAATAGGTGAAAAAATTGCAGAATCGATAAGCCTATTCTTTTCAGAGCAGCATAATATTGAAATGTTGAACGAACTTGCATCTCATCTCAAAATTCTTCCAGTTGATAACAATAAACGTAGTGCAGCTATAAGCGGTAAGGTGGTTGTTTTTACTGGTACACTTTTAACCCTGAGTAGAGCTGAAGCAAAAAAACAAGCTGAGTCCCTGGGTGCAAAAGTTGCTTCTGATGTATCTCGTAGTACTGACCTGTTGGTTGTTGGAGATAAACCTGGATCAAAGTACAAAAAAGCACTTACATTAGGTATTAAGATTTTAAATGAAAAACAGTGGTGCGAAATGATAGGCCTCAGTGTTTGA
- a CDS encoding XRE family transcriptional regulator: protein MYITKAHTKETLIQMINKAIDDNKWSSKETAHILQTALSDISCIRRSKAASFSLARLLTFLVRLDCRVTISINSKETIKQIEYFELAATSVLT, encoded by the coding sequence TTGTATATTACTAAAGCTCATACAAAAGAAACACTGATACAAATGATAAATAAAGCAATAGATGATAATAAATGGAGCAGTAAAGAAACAGCACATATATTACAGACAGCTCTCTCGGACATTTCATGCATTAGAAGGTCAAAAGCTGCAAGTTTTTCATTAGCGAGACTTTTAACTTTTTTAGTGAGATTAGATTGCAGGGTAACAATTTCAATTAATAGTAAAGAGACTATAAAGCAAATTGAGTATTTTGAGCTTGCAGCGACTTCTGTCTTAACATAA
- a CDS encoding TA system antitoxin ParD family protein, translating to MSIAVNLDEELVKSAQSHSTLQSRSVQQQIEYWAKVGKVVEENPELSYSIIKEILLGLEDVKAGNVEEYKPI from the coding sequence ATGAGTATTGCAGTAAATCTCGATGAAGAGTTAGTTAAGTCAGCACAATCTCACTCTACTTTACAGAGTCGCTCTGTGCAACAGCAAATTGAATATTGGGCTAAGGTTGGTAAGGTTGTTGAAGAAAATCCTGAGTTAAGCTACAGTATAATTAAAGAAATTTTATTAGGTCTTGAAGATGTCAAAGCAGGGAATGTTGAGGAATATAAACCTATTTAG
- a CDS encoding ankyrin repeat domain-containing protein: protein MNKLDQNTKDKLHFWWFIVAVICVIITYYWMKSRATSNYEEVLKVASKSCNLAVIEFSVKNLLDVNARIPELTALHYASGAGCLEVVKFLTKEGADINAAKYERWTALHSAAYKGNLEIISFLLEKGANPKIRSKDGKNPRDVAVLRSRHNKDKPYDEIIKLLANAEDKFQAN, encoded by the coding sequence ATGAACAAGTTAGATCAGAATACAAAAGATAAGCTACATTTCTGGTGGTTTATAGTAGCAGTAATATGTGTTATTATCACCTACTACTGGATGAAAAGCAGAGCTACCAGTAATTATGAAGAGGTACTAAAGGTTGCTTCTAAGAGCTGTAACCTGGCAGTTATAGAATTTTCAGTGAAAAATCTCTTAGATGTTAATGCACGAATTCCAGAATTAACAGCGCTACATTATGCATCGGGAGCAGGATGCTTAGAGGTTGTTAAATTTTTAACAAAGGAAGGAGCAGATATAAATGCTGCAAAATATGAAAGGTGGACAGCATTACATTCTGCTGCATATAAAGGAAATTTGGAAATAATTAGTTTTTTATTAGAAAAGGGTGCAAATCCTAAAATTAGAAGTAAAGATGGAAAAAATCCTAGAGACGTAGCTGTACTAAGATCGCGGCACAATAAGGATAAGCCGTATGACGAAATAATAAAGCTACTTGCAAACGCGGAAGACAAGTTCCAAGCCAATTAG
- a CDS encoding patatin-like phospholipase family protein, whose amino-acid sequence MTKYILSVDGGGIRGIIPAIILAEIEQRTGKPISEIFDLMAGTSTGGIVVAGLCKKDNTGNPQYSASDLVDLYKEYGPYIFKSSFLRRSIFSWLNGAQYPYQNIENILHKYFGDATLADASNNLLLTSYDIRNNCPFFFKNWKEDRKFIKLKDALRATTAAPTYFAPKYLKINEVERILIDGGVFSNNPAACAYASAKRLFPNDDIVLLSIGSGRLNSNINNSKKLGKIGWIKPLINVMFASGLDCVNYQLSQIIENNYIRIQSQLTIASVEMDNATHKNIKRLRNEAQAMIKCNHEVIDKFCTYFLSK is encoded by the coding sequence ATGACAAAATACATTTTATCTGTTGACGGAGGTGGCATTAGAGGGATCATTCCTGCCATTATTCTTGCAGAAATAGAGCAAAGAACAGGAAAGCCTATTTCAGAAATTTTTGACTTAATGGCTGGTACTTCCACAGGTGGAATAGTTGTTGCAGGGCTCTGTAAAAAGGATAATACAGGAAACCCTCAATACTCAGCAAGTGATTTAGTTGATCTTTATAAAGAGTACGGACCTTACATTTTTAAATCTTCATTTTTAAGAAGGTCAATATTTTCATGGTTAAACGGTGCTCAGTATCCATATCAAAATATAGAGAACATACTACACAAGTATTTTGGTGACGCCACTCTTGCAGACGCTTCAAACAACTTATTACTCACTAGCTACGATATTCGTAACAACTGTCCTTTCTTTTTTAAGAATTGGAAAGAAGATAGAAAATTCATTAAATTAAAGGACGCATTAAGAGCAACAACTGCCGCTCCTACTTACTTTGCTCCAAAATATCTAAAAATTAATGAGGTAGAAAGAATCTTAATTGATGGAGGAGTTTTTTCAAATAACCCTGCGGCATGTGCATATGCAAGTGCAAAAAGACTATTTCCAAATGACGATATAGTACTTCTGTCCATTGGCAGTGGTAGATTAAATAGCAACATAAATAATTCAAAAAAATTAGGAAAAATAGGATGGATAAAACCTTTAATAAACGTGATGTTTGCCTCTGGACTTGACTGTGTTAACTATCAATTAAGTCAGATTATTGAAAACAACTATATAAGGATTCAATCACAACTCACAATCGCATCTGTTGAAATGGACAATGCTACACATAAAAATATAAAACGCCTACGAAATGAAGCTCAAGCTATGATTAAATGTAATCACGAAGTAATTGATAAATTCTGTACATATTTTCTCTCTAAATAG
- a CDS encoding type II toxin-antitoxin system RelE/ParE family toxin: MKVLITNAFKRSMKKLHSNQLPKLEEAIKQIQNHPYIGEQKVGDLAGIYVYKFFIFNQLILLAYLYNEQNNELTLFALAPHENFYRDLKKQIKDIT; encoded by the coding sequence GTGAAAGTTCTTATAACTAATGCTTTTAAACGGTCAATGAAGAAATTGCATAGTAATCAATTACCTAAGCTTGAAGAAGCTATAAAACAAATTCAAAATCACCCATATATCGGAGAGCAAAAAGTAGGTGATCTTGCTGGTATTTATGTATATAAGTTCTTTATTTTTAATCAATTAATTTTACTTGCTTACCTTTATAATGAGCAAAATAATGAATTAACACTTTTTGCACTTGCCCCACATGAAAATTTTTATAGAGACTTGAAGAAGCAAATTAAAGATATCACTTAG